The following are from one region of the Treponema denticola genome:
- a CDS encoding YitT family protein codes for MKEKLLSFFYIVCGVLMIASGIHFFLLPSKLSLGGATGMALVLSKYLPLSTGALLVVVNIFLFALGFLIIGNKFGLKTVCASLGLSGAVWLLEIFVPLQGPIVNDKFLQLVIAVILYGGGVGIVLNQYASTGGSDIFAMILQKYFGLDLGKGCLITDFTITVFAGFAYGTEIALFSLVGVIINGLVIDSTIDGLNVSKYCVINTDKPDELCRFMVELGRSANVYKATGAYTRAERSVIQTVMSRRDFVKVKSYLAANDPEAFMVVTNAHSVFGWHWRRIGE; via the coding sequence ATGAAAGAAAAATTATTAAGTTTTTTTTACATTGTTTGCGGAGTTTTGATGATAGCATCAGGTATTCATTTTTTCTTGTTGCCTTCAAAATTATCCTTGGGCGGGGCCACAGGAATGGCCTTGGTATTGTCAAAATACCTTCCGCTTTCTACAGGAGCCTTACTTGTTGTAGTAAACATTTTTCTGTTTGCTCTCGGCTTTTTAATCATCGGAAACAAATTCGGTCTTAAAACGGTTTGTGCGAGCCTTGGGCTTTCAGGAGCCGTATGGCTTTTGGAAATCTTTGTTCCATTGCAGGGGCCGATTGTAAACGACAAATTCTTACAGCTGGTAATTGCCGTCATACTCTACGGGGGAGGCGTAGGCATAGTTTTAAATCAGTATGCATCAACCGGAGGAAGCGATATCTTTGCAATGATACTACAAAAATATTTCGGCCTCGACTTGGGAAAGGGCTGCTTAATTACGGACTTTACCATTACAGTTTTTGCGGGCTTTGCTTACGGAACCGAAATAGCCTTGTTTTCGTTGGTGGGCGTAATAATAAACGGACTTGTCATAGACTCTACAATCGACGGTCTAAATGTAAGCAAATACTGCGTTATAAATACGGATAAGCCCGATGAGCTTTGCCGCTTTATGGTGGAACTAGGCCGTTCGGCAAACGTATATAAGGCAACGGGAGCTTACACAAGAGCCGAACGCTCGGTCATTCAAACCGTTATGAGCCGCAGGGACTTTGTAAAGGTAAAAAGCTATCTTGCCGCAAACGACCCGGAAGCCTTTATGGTTGTAACAAACGCCCACTCCGTATTCGGCTGGCATTGGAGAAGGATAGGAGAATAA
- the argF gene encoding ornithine carbamoyltransferase, with translation MLKEIRGKSAKNLRGRSFLKLLDFTTDEIRYLLDLSKNFKDMKRAGIPHRYLEGKNIVLLFEKTSTRTRCSFEVAGYDLGMGVTYLDPNSSQMGHKESIEDTARVLGRMYDGIEYRGFSQELVETLAEYSGVPVWNGLTDLFHPTQMLADLLTIEEKFGYLKGLKFTYMGDARNNVANSLMIACVKMGMHFTACSPKHLFPTEDLAAEAKKIAAQTGGSVTLTENVNEGTKGAHVLYTDIWVSMGEPDSVWEERIKLLKPYQVNKAAMDNADKDAIFLHCLPSFHDLKTTKGQEIHKKFGLPEMEVTNEVFESHKSVVFDEAENRMHTIKAVMYATMC, from the coding sequence ATGCTTAAAGAAATTCGCGGAAAGAGCGCAAAAAACTTGCGCGGAAGAAGCTTTCTAAAATTGTTGGATTTTACTACAGACGAAATCCGCTATTTACTTGACCTTTCAAAAAATTTTAAAGACATGAAAAGGGCCGGAATTCCTCACAGATACCTAGAAGGAAAAAACATCGTTCTTCTTTTTGAAAAAACCTCTACAAGAACACGATGCTCTTTTGAAGTTGCAGGTTATGACCTTGGAATGGGCGTTACCTACCTTGATCCCAATTCTTCACAGATGGGACATAAAGAATCTATCGAAGACACAGCCCGTGTTTTAGGAAGAATGTATGACGGTATCGAGTACAGAGGCTTCAGCCAAGAGCTTGTAGAAACATTGGCCGAATATTCCGGTGTTCCCGTATGGAACGGATTAACCGACCTTTTCCACCCGACTCAAATGCTTGCAGACCTTCTTACAATCGAAGAAAAATTCGGTTATTTAAAGGGGCTTAAATTTACATACATGGGAGATGCCCGAAACAACGTAGCCAACTCCCTCATGATAGCCTGCGTGAAAATGGGAATGCACTTTACAGCGTGTTCGCCCAAGCACCTCTTCCCCACTGAAGACTTGGCAGCCGAAGCAAAGAAAATCGCAGCCCAAACAGGCGGAAGCGTAACCCTTACCGAAAATGTAAACGAAGGCACAAAGGGTGCTCATGTTCTTTATACCGACATTTGGGTATCTATGGGAGAACCCGACAGCGTATGGGAAGAACGCATTAAGCTCTTAAAGCCCTATCAGGTAAACAAGGCTGCTATGGACAATGCAGACAAGGATGCAATCTTCTTGCACTGCCTCCCCTCCTTCCATGACCTAAAGACAACTAAGGGTCAGGAGATTCACAAAAAGTTCGGTCTTCCCGAAATGGAAGTTACAAACGAGGTTTTTGAATCTCATAAATCCGTTGTTTTTGATGAAGCCGAAAACCGCATGCATACAATCAAGGCTGTTATGTATGCCACAATGTGCTAA
- a CDS encoding ABC transporter permease subunit, which produces MKFDLKIYSDDKKKKRHYHKKETSYSWEKKQIFFAKKKLKASIILLSLILIYYFASNITGFKDLKAVFKFPLAIAWLIKNFIPDNESLKHIPIIIKTLGETCVIAASATTAAAFFALILALLGSQTTGINKPFQIILTLIASFLRNIPLVAWAMLLLFSFKQNNFTGFLALFIITLGHLVRAFKEMIEETSEESFTALRAAGVPYFSALFTAVFPSIAPGLVSWLLYTVETNVRDSALIGILTGTGIGFLFNLYFKSFRYNSAGLIILCLVIIVLLIDILSNKIRRILL; this is translated from the coding sequence ATGAAGTTTGATTTAAAAATTTACTCTGATGACAAAAAAAAGAAAAGACATTATCATAAAAAAGAAACTTCATACTCTTGGGAAAAAAAACAAATCTTTTTTGCGAAGAAAAAACTAAAGGCAAGTATTATTCTTTTAAGTCTTATTTTAATATATTATTTTGCATCAAATATAACCGGCTTTAAAGACCTTAAAGCAGTTTTTAAATTTCCCCTTGCAATAGCTTGGCTTATAAAAAACTTTATACCCGACAATGAAAGTTTAAAACATATCCCGATTATAATAAAAACCTTAGGCGAAACCTGTGTAATAGCAGCCTCGGCAACTACCGCTGCGGCTTTTTTTGCCCTTATCTTAGCCCTCCTCGGTTCTCAAACCACAGGAATAAATAAACCCTTTCAAATAATCCTTACCCTTATAGCTTCGTTTTTAAGAAACATTCCGCTGGTGGCATGGGCAATGCTTTTATTATTTTCGTTTAAACAAAATAATTTTACCGGTTTTTTAGCTCTCTTTATAATTACCTTGGGTCATCTGGTAAGAGCTTTTAAGGAAATGATAGAAGAAACAAGCGAAGAATCTTTTACGGCGTTACGGGCTGCGGGCGTTCCATATTTTTCTGCCCTCTTTACTGCCGTATTCCCAAGTATAGCACCCGGCCTTGTTTCGTGGCTCTTATACACGGTTGAAACAAATGTGAGGGACTCGGCTCTAATAGGAATTTTAACGGGAACGGGAATAGGTTTTTTATTTAACCTTTATTTTAAAAGTTTCCGTTATAACAGTGCGGGCTTAATTATTCTATGCCTTGTAATCATAGTTTTACTCATCGATATTCTTTCAAATAAAATAAGGCGGATTCTTTTA
- a CDS encoding MATE family efflux transporter: MKNLTQGNELKQITLFSLPMLLGNIFQQLYNVVDSIVVGKSIGDHALAAVGISFPVWFIFISLVIGFTMACNILIAQFVGAKKEEEISKVIQTSILILFWAGLIATAIGIVFAPYILKIMNTPSDVFEEALIYLRLIFTGIIFLFIYNAFTAMLRGFGDSMTPLYALIISTIINIGLDCLFVIVFKWGIAGAAIATIIAQFISCFWLIFYCRIKYKDFRVNFFKLKFDKTICIQSIKMGFPSGIQQALVGGGFMALLSIVNTFGTQTAAAYSAAGKLDGFIVMPALNIGVALSSFTGQNIGAGRLDRVKKGLRASLFLGLGITITATTAIVIFGKAVMFLFVNNPEVIELGARYLIIVAPAYFFNTITFTLNGVIRGAGETVFPMISTLLAMWVFRVPAAAVLSRYLGSDGIWLAVSVGSAAGFLLTLFYYCSGKWKKKATEILNLKK; encoded by the coding sequence ATGAAAAACTTAACTCAAGGAAATGAGCTAAAGCAAATAACGCTTTTTTCCTTACCGATGCTATTAGGTAATATCTTTCAGCAATTATATAATGTTGTTGACAGCATTGTAGTCGGAAAAAGCATAGGCGATCATGCTCTTGCTGCCGTAGGTATTTCTTTCCCTGTATGGTTTATTTTTATATCCCTTGTCATAGGTTTTACTATGGCTTGTAATATTTTAATAGCTCAATTTGTCGGAGCAAAAAAAGAAGAAGAAATAAGTAAGGTAATTCAAACAAGTATATTAATACTATTTTGGGCAGGGCTTATCGCTACGGCTATAGGCATTGTTTTTGCGCCTTATATCTTAAAAATAATGAACACACCTTCCGATGTCTTTGAGGAAGCCCTTATCTATTTAAGACTCATCTTTACAGGAATTATTTTTTTATTTATATATAATGCCTTTACTGCAATGCTGAGAGGATTTGGGGATTCAATGACACCCCTTTATGCCCTAATCATCTCTACAATAATAAATATAGGTCTTGACTGTCTTTTTGTAATAGTATTCAAATGGGGTATTGCGGGAGCTGCAATAGCAACCATAATAGCCCAATTTATTTCTTGTTTTTGGCTTATATTTTATTGTCGAATAAAATATAAGGATTTCAGAGTAAACTTTTTTAAATTAAAATTCGATAAAACTATTTGTATTCAGTCCATCAAAATGGGCTTTCCATCAGGAATACAGCAAGCCTTGGTCGGAGGAGGTTTTATGGCCCTTCTTTCGATTGTAAATACCTTCGGTACACAAACGGCAGCAGCCTATTCAGCCGCAGGTAAACTTGACGGCTTTATTGTAATGCCAGCCCTAAATATAGGCGTTGCCCTTTCATCCTTTACAGGCCAAAACATAGGAGCCGGAAGATTAGACAGAGTAAAAAAAGGTTTGCGGGCTTCATTATTTTTAGGACTCGGAATTACAATTACGGCTACTACGGCAATAGTTATTTTCGGTAAGGCAGTTATGTTCCTTTTTGTAAATAATCCGGAAGTAATTGAATTGGGCGCAAGATACTTAATAATAGTTGCACCTGCATATTTTTTTAATACAATAACATTTACTCTAAACGGAGTTATACGAGGAGCAGGAGAAACGGTTTTTCCGATGATTTCAACATTATTGGCTATGTGGGTGTTTAGAGTACCGGCAGCAGCTGTTCTGTCTCGATATTTAGGCTCGGATGGGATCTGGCTTGCCGTTTCGGTTGGATCAGCTGCAGGCTTTCTTTTAACACTCTTTTACTATTGTTCAGGAAAATGGAAAAAAAAGGCAACCGAAATTCTTAACTTAAAAAAATAA
- the phnC gene encoding phosphonate ABC transporter ATP-binding protein, translating into MILELKNISKTYPSGRRALQSISFKIEEGEILAIIGLSGAGKSTMLRCINRLVEPDEGEVIFLGEKINKLKGKKLRQYRSKIGMIFQNYNLVERLNAVENVLHGCLGSIPSYRGALGLYTEEEKEKAFSLLQTVGMEEFAFQRCSELSGGQKQRIGIARALMQNPKLLLCDEPIASLDPQSAETVLNYIKEFAVNKNIACLISLHQMEAAKKYADRIIALNNGKIVFDGRPDSLNDEVLHKEIFTNVSMDSGEKTL; encoded by the coding sequence GTGATTCTTGAACTTAAAAATATTTCAAAAACTTATCCTTCGGGACGAAGGGCCTTACAAAGCATTTCTTTTAAAATAGAAGAAGGAGAAATCCTTGCAATAATAGGCCTATCGGGAGCCGGAAAATCTACAATGCTTAGATGTATAAACCGCTTGGTTGAGCCGGATGAAGGAGAAGTTATTTTTTTAGGAGAAAAAATAAACAAGCTTAAAGGAAAAAAATTAAGACAATACCGCTCAAAGATAGGAATGATTTTTCAAAATTATAATCTGGTCGAGCGTCTTAATGCCGTCGAAAATGTTTTGCACGGCTGCCTCGGCTCAATTCCTTCTTACCGCGGAGCCCTAGGCCTTTATACCGAAGAAGAAAAAGAAAAAGCTTTTTCTCTTTTACAAACCGTAGGCATGGAAGAATTTGCCTTTCAAAGATGCAGCGAATTAAGCGGCGGTCAAAAACAAAGAATAGGAATTGCAAGAGCCTTAATGCAAAACCCGAAGCTTTTATTATGCGATGAGCCCATAGCCTCCCTTGACCCCCAGTCGGCAGAAACGGTTTTAAATTATATCAAAGAATTCGCAGTAAACAAAAACATTGCCTGCCTTATAAGTTTACACCAAATGGAAGCTGCAAAAAAATATGCCGACAGAATCATCGCTCTCAATAACGGGAAAATAGTTTTTGACGGAAGACCCGATTCCTTAAACGATGAAGTCTTGCACAAAGAAATTTTTACAAATGTTTCTATGGACAGCGGAGAAAAAACTCTATGA